A stretch of the Leptospira harrisiae genome encodes the following:
- a CDS encoding efflux RND transporter periplasmic adaptor subunit, which produces MEFSLEYKNSHIRKFSIFIISIFLLNFILVNCHSGNHEEKNSLTAAYPWKQDVTIEKNYVAQVKAIQRIEVRAFEKGYLTNIYMDEGKVVKKGQKLFQVMPMLVNAQYEKAKAEYESTSIEYENTEKLFKENVVSQTELSLIKARLKKNKATMDLAQIHLNLATVTAPFTGITDRFQVRLGSLVEEGTLLTTISDISKLWVYFNVSEKDYLNFTNERKSGDKPLKVKFLMANNQLFKYEGVADTIEGEFDSETGTIPFRATFPNPERLLRHGETGNVVVHEKLNDALIIPQKATFEVLDKHYVYIVNLKGKIKATEIKIANEIPHLFVVESGITENGIILLEGLGKVHDDDVIKYKVESRENILKSFDLAAH; this is translated from the coding sequence ATGGAATTTTCTTTAGAGTATAAAAACTCGCATATTCGCAAATTTTCAATATTTATCATTAGTATATTCTTATTAAATTTTATTCTAGTAAACTGTCATTCTGGCAACCACGAAGAAAAAAATTCTCTTACAGCTGCTTATCCTTGGAAACAAGATGTAACAATTGAAAAAAATTACGTGGCCCAGGTAAAAGCGATTCAAAGGATTGAAGTGAGGGCTTTTGAAAAAGGTTACTTAACAAACATCTATATGGATGAAGGAAAAGTTGTCAAAAAAGGACAAAAACTTTTTCAAGTCATGCCAATGCTTGTAAATGCTCAATACGAAAAAGCAAAAGCTGAGTATGAATCAACTTCCATCGAATATGAAAACACAGAAAAACTTTTTAAGGAGAACGTGGTTTCACAAACGGAGTTATCATTAATTAAAGCTAGATTGAAAAAAAATAAAGCAACAATGGATTTGGCTCAAATCCATCTCAACTTGGCAACTGTTACGGCTCCGTTTACAGGGATTACCGATCGTTTCCAAGTTCGTCTTGGAAGTTTGGTAGAAGAAGGAACACTTTTAACAACCATATCTGATATTTCAAAACTTTGGGTTTACTTTAATGTTTCTGAAAAGGATTATCTAAATTTTACAAATGAAAGGAAATCAGGGGATAAACCATTAAAAGTTAAATTTTTAATGGCAAATAACCAACTTTTCAAATACGAAGGTGTCGCTGATACAATCGAAGGAGAATTCGATAGCGAAACAGGAACAATACCATTTCGAGCTACATTCCCAAATCCAGAAAGACTTTTGCGTCACGGTGAAACTGGTAATGTTGTAGTTCATGAAAAATTAAACGATGCATTGATCATTCCTCAAAAAGCAACCTTTGAAGTTTTAGATAAACACTACGTTTATATAGTTAATCTTAAAGGTAAAATCAAAGCCACTGAGATCAAAATAGCAAATGAGATTCCTCATCTATTCGTAGTCGAATCAGGCATAACAGAAAATGGTATCATTCTATTAGAAGGACTTGGAAAAGTTCATGATGATGATGTTATCAAATATAAAGTAGAATCTCGTGAAAATATTCTGAAAAGTTTTGATTTAGCTGCACATTAG
- a CDS encoding alpha-glucosidase, translating into MAWWKEAVIYQIYPRSFQDSDGDGIGDLEGIIERLDYLAGSKDSLGIDAIWLSPVYPSPMFDFGYDISDYEEIDPVYGDIQTFKRLLKEAHKRGIRIIMDLVVNHTSHLHPWFIESRSSVNSPKRDWYIWKEPNHNGPPNNWLGAFGGSGWEYDKRTGEYYFHSFLKEQPDLNWRNPDVEDAIFKMMKFWLDMGVDGFRLDVVNLYVKDEFLRNNASYFMKGPRPYDKQVHAYDRDRPEMHGILRRMRKLLDSYPEKRMFVGEIMQDFPGNVLLPATYCGRNDELHLAFNFMFLFSPWKAERFFQIVKDFESALGEDNWPNYTLSNHDFPRHITRYEKGVDTLSRAKLAACMMLTLRGTPFLYYGEEIGMKRQKVPYNKIQDPVGKRYWPFHPGRDPERIPMPWNGTETTGFSTGKPWLPLYEDAHNVNVESQKEDPNSLFYTYKKLIQLRKDRKSLRKGKLKIFLSPDKQALYYRRREGKEETYIFLNFSSKPVNVSYPRKWILGEILFSTTNRSSSFELEKELDLGGLVLFPNEAVIFAK; encoded by the coding sequence ACGTAGTTTCCAAGATTCCGATGGAGATGGAATTGGAGATTTAGAAGGGATCATCGAACGATTGGATTACCTAGCCGGTTCCAAAGATTCCCTTGGAATTGATGCAATCTGGTTATCTCCAGTATATCCATCTCCCATGTTTGATTTTGGATATGATATTTCTGATTATGAAGAAATAGATCCTGTGTATGGAGACATCCAAACCTTTAAACGTTTGTTAAAGGAAGCTCATAAACGTGGAATTCGAATCATTATGGACCTTGTGGTCAATCACACCTCGCATCTGCATCCTTGGTTTATTGAATCCAGATCTTCTGTCAATAGTCCCAAAAGAGATTGGTATATATGGAAGGAACCAAACCACAATGGACCACCAAATAATTGGTTAGGCGCATTTGGAGGCTCCGGTTGGGAATATGATAAACGTACTGGTGAGTATTATTTCCATTCCTTTCTAAAAGAACAACCAGATCTCAACTGGCGCAATCCCGATGTAGAGGATGCCATATTCAAGATGATGAAGTTTTGGTTGGATATGGGAGTAGATGGGTTCAGACTAGATGTTGTCAACTTATATGTAAAAGATGAATTTTTAAGAAACAATGCCTCCTACTTTATGAAAGGACCGAGACCTTATGATAAACAAGTGCATGCTTATGATCGTGATCGTCCCGAAATGCATGGAATCCTTCGACGGATGCGTAAACTTTTAGATTCCTATCCCGAAAAACGAATGTTTGTTGGTGAGATCATGCAAGATTTCCCAGGAAATGTTCTTCTACCTGCAACATACTGTGGTAGAAATGATGAGTTGCACCTTGCTTTTAATTTTATGTTCCTCTTCTCACCATGGAAGGCCGAACGGTTCTTTCAAATCGTAAAAGATTTTGAATCTGCACTTGGAGAAGACAACTGGCCAAACTATACTCTTTCTAACCATGATTTCCCAAGACATATCACAAGGTATGAAAAAGGTGTAGATACCTTATCAAGAGCAAAACTCGCAGCTTGTATGATGTTAACTCTTCGAGGAACTCCGTTTTTATACTACGGCGAAGAAATTGGAATGAAACGCCAGAAAGTTCCTTATAACAAAATCCAAGACCCGGTTGGGAAACGTTATTGGCCTTTTCATCCTGGTCGCGATCCTGAACGCATTCCTATGCCTTGGAATGGTACAGAAACAACCGGATTTTCAACAGGAAAACCATGGCTTCCTCTTTATGAAGATGCTCATAATGTCAATGTGGAATCCCAAAAAGAAGATCCCAATTCTTTGTTTTACACTTATAAAAAATTAATCCAACTCAGAAAAGACAGAAAGTCTCTAAGAAAAGGTAAGTTAAAAATTTTTCTAAGCCCCGATAAACAGGCGCTCTATTACAGAAGAAGAGAAGGTAAAGAAGAGACATATATATTTTTGAACTTTTCTTCAAAGCCAGTCAATGTTTCTTATCCAAGAAAATGGATCCTAGGTGAAATTCTATTTAGTACAACAAATCGATCTTCCTCATTTGAATTAGAAAAAGAGTTGGACCTCGGTGGTTTAGTTTTGTTCCCAAATGAAGCTGTAATTTTTGCGAAATAA